CGCGGACCTCGCCGGGCTCGAGGTGCACGTGGTGATCACCGCCCGTGACTTCGCCCAGGCGCTGCCCTCGGCGTGGCAGGAGCGGCTGAAGTTCGCGCTCACCACCACGTTGGAGGACTGGAGCCCGCGCCCCGAGGAGGACGGCCCCCGCGCCGAGTGGGGTTGGCGGACGATGGACCCTGCGGGGGTGGCCGCCCGGTGGGGCCGCGACCTGTCCGCCGAGCACGTGCACGTGGTCACCGTGCCGCGGGCCGCCGACGGCCCGGACGAGCTCTGGCACCGCTTCGCCGCCGCGTGCCGCCTGGACGTGCCGGGGCTGGACCTGCGGGTCGAGCGCGCCAACGAGTCGCTGGGGCTGGTCGCCGCCGAGCTGCTGCGGCGGGTCAACGAGCAGGTGACGGCACCGATCACCGGCAACCGGGAGCAGGCGCGCTGGCTGCGCGACACCCTCGCCCACGGGGTGCTGGCCGGGCTCGACCGCGAGCCGATCGGCCTGACCGACGCGCAGTTCGAGGACGCGGTCGTCCGCAGCGAGGCCTGCATCGATACCCTGCGGTCCAGCTCCTACGACCTCCGAGGCGACCTGGAGGACCTGCGTGCGGTCCGTCCGGAAGGCCGGACGCCGCGCGAGGTGGCCGATGCGGAGGTGGCTGCGCTGGCGGCGCGGGCGCTGGTCGGTCTGCTCGTGCTGATGCGCGAGCGCACCGTCGAGGGCGAGGGGTCGGCCCCGGACGCGCCGGCAGCCGCCGTACCCCCGTCGACGGCGAGAGGGCGGGTCAAGGGCATTGCCAAGACCCTGCTGCAGGGGTCGGGCGCCCGGGTCCTGTCGCGGGAGAACCAGCGGCTCCAGGATCGTGTCGCCGTGCTGGAGCAGACGCTGCAGGAGCGCCGACGCACCCAGCTTCGGGTCGCCGAGCTCACCGACCTGGTGACCGAGCTGCTGCTGCCTGTCTCCGGTCGTGACGAGGCGGCGATGCGCTCCGCGCTCGAGGAGTACCGCAAGGTGTCCTCGTCGTGATCGGCGAGGTACGCCGCCGGGTGAGCTCGGTCTCCGGGATCGGCGAGGTGCGGGAGCTGCGCCGGCGGGTGGAGTCGCTTGAGGACGCGGTCGCCGAGGAGGCGGTCCTCGACGAGCTGCTCGGCCGTCAGGTCGACGAGCTCGGTGCTGTGGTCGTCGCACTGGCCGAGCGCGCAAGCTCCCGCTCAGGACCGCCGTACGACGGTGCGCCGGCGCGGCTGTGAGAAAGACCGCACACCGCCAGACCGCTTTGTGGCGCCCGCCACAGCACACGCTGCCCCGGCCGCGCCATACTCGCCCCAGCCACCGGATACTCATCGGTAGGTAAGTCGTCGAGCGCCACCACCACACCGGGAAGGACGTGCCGCATGGCCCGCCTCTGCGAGACCGAGGGTCTCACCGACATCCAGGAAGAGATCCTCAAGACCGTCCGCGCGTTCGTCGACGAGAAGATCCTCCCGGTCGCCACGGAGCTCGAGCACCGCGACGAGTACCCGACCGAGATCGTCGAGGGGCTCAAGGAGCTCGGCCTGTTCGGGCTGATGATCCCCGAGGAGTACGGCGGCCTGGGGGAGTCGCTGCTGACCTACGCCCTCGCCGTGGAGGAGATCGCCCGCGGCTGGATGAGCGTGTCCGGCATCGTCAACACCCACTTCATCGTCGCCTACATGCTGCTCCAGCACGGCACCGAGGAGCAGAAGCAGAAGTACCTACCGCGGATGGCCACCGGCGAGGTCCGCGGAGCGTTCTCGATGTCCGAGCCGGGCTGCGGCTCGGACGTGTCGGCGATCAAGACCAAGGCCAGGCGCGGCGACGACGGTGACTACACCATCGACGGCCAGAAGATGTGGCTGACCAACGGCGGCTCGGCCAACCTGGTCGCGGTGCTGGTCAAGACCGACGAGGGCGCCGACTCGGTCTACCGGAACATGACCACCTTCCTGGTCGAGAAGGAGTCCGGCTTCGGGGAGACCGCGCAAGGTGTCACCGTGCCGGGCAAGATCGAGAAGATGGGCTACAAGGGGGTCGACACCACCGAGCTGATCTTCGAGGGCCACCGGATCGCGGCCGACCAGATCCTCGGCGGCCAGCCTGGCAAGGGCTTCTACCAGATGATGGACGGGGTCGAGGTGGGCCGCGTGAACGTCGCGGCCCGCGGGTGCGGCGTCGCCCACCGGGCCTTCGAGCTCGGCGTCGCCTACGCCCAGCAGCGGGAGACCTTCGGCAAGAAGATCGCCGAGCACCAGGCCGTGCTGTTCCGGCTGGCCGAGATGGGAACCAAGGTCGAGGCCGCCCACCAGATGATGGTCAAGGCCGCCCGCACCAAGGACTCCGGTCAACGCAACGACCTCGAGGCCGGGATGGCGAAGTACCTCGCCAGCGAGTACTGCTCGCAGGTCGTCGAGGACTCCTTCCGGATCCACGGCGGCTACGGCTTCTCCAAGGAGTACGAGATCGAGCGGCTCTACCGCGAGGCGCCGATGCTGCTGATCGGCGAGGGCACGGCCGACATCCAGCGGATGATCATCGGCAGGCGGCTCCTCGAGGACTACAAGCTGCGGTGAGGCGCACCGGCGCGCACCGGCCCGCGACGGCCCGGGGTGCGTGAGAGGCTGCGGACATGCGGATCGTGGAGGCGTTTCGTCGTCAGGCAGAGGCCTGCTCGAACCTCGGCTCACCCATGTACGCCGAGCTGCTGGACCGGCTGGTGGCCGACCTGGAGGCCGGCGGGCCGTCCGCGACGGTGCTCGCCGGGCACGAGCACGATCCGGGACCGTCCGCGCTCGGGCTGCGGCTGCTCGGCAGCGTGCACCGGCTGGTCCTCGAGCGCCGGGCCGGTGAGCTGGCCACGTTCTACCCCTCGGTCGGCGGCACCTGGGAGCCCGAGGGTGGCTGGGTCGCCTTCCGGGACCTGCTCGACCGGCAGCCGGACGCGGTGCGGGAGTGGCTCGACCGGCCACCGCAGACCAACGAGGTCGGCCGGGCCGCCGCACTCGTCGGCGGCCTCCTGCACCTCGAGGACCCGTTCCGGTTGCCGGTGCGGTTGTTCGAGATCGGGGCGTCCGGCGGGCTGAACCTGCTGGCCGACCGGTTCGCCTACGTCGACGAGTCCGGCGCCGTCCACGGCGACCCTGCCTCGCCCGTGCTGCTGGAGAACGCCTGGCGCGGACGGGCGTTGCGGCCCTGGCCGGCGCTCGGGTTCGTCGAGCGCGCCGGCTGCGACGTGATGCCGGTGGACCCGCGCACCACCGAGGGACGCACCACGCTGACGGCGTACGTCTGGCCCGACCAGACCGCCCGCTTCGAGCGCCTGCGCGGCGCGCTGGCGCTGGCGGCCGAGCACCCCTACGAGGTCCGGAGGCAGAGCGCCGTCGACCTCGTCGCAGGGCTGGAGCTCCGGCCCGGCACCACCACCGTGCTGTGGCACAGCGTGATGTGGCAGTACCTCTCCTCGCCGGAGCAGGACGCCGTGTCGGACCGGGTCGCCGCCCTCGGCGCGCAGGCCACCGACGAGGCGCCGTTCGTGCACCTGTTCCTCGAGCCGACCCGGCGCACCCCGGACAGCGCGCACGACTTCCTGGTGGTGCTCCAGACCTGGCCGACAGGGGAGCAGCGCTTCCTCGGTGACTCCGTGGGCCACGGGCTGCCCACCACCTGGGACTAAACCTCTCGACCACCAGGGGCCGCCGTGACAGGGTGGCACCACCCCCGCGACGGCGCCGGGGACTCGACGCTGGAGATGGCACCCATGACGCAGAAGCAAGGCTCCGACAACGGGGCGGGCAACGACGACATCAAGGCCAAGATGCGCGAGGCGCTCGACCGCAAGCAGGCCCACGACCACCCGAGGACGGCGCCGGCTCCCGGTCCAAGGCCCACGGGCCCGAGGTTGTCGGCGGGGCGCCGAAGATGCACCGTCGCAAGGCCGGAGGCGGCGGGAGCTGATCGGCCAAGGCTGTCCCTGCCGCGTGGCCGGGGTCGGCCCCGCCATCGAGTGGGAGAAGCGTTTTTTATCGCTGTCGGGGCCGACCCCGCCCGCGCGTCCGTGACCGTCGTCCGGCATCCTGTCAGCGAGTCGAGGCGAGGAGCAGCGGATGCAGTTCGGGCGGAGCTACGAGGAGTTCGAGGTCGGGGCGACGTACAAGCACTGGCCGGGCAAGACGGTCACGGAGTACGACGACCACTTGTTCTGCCTGCTGACGATGAACCACCACCCCCTGCACCTCGACGCCAACTACGCGGAGAACACCACCCAGTTCGGGCGCAACGTGGTGGTCGGCAACTACGTGTACTCGCTGCTGCTCGGCATGAGCGTCCCCGACGTCAGCGGCAAGGCGATCGCCAATCTCGAGGTCGAGTCGCTGCGTCACGTGGCGCCCACGTTCCACGGTGACACCATCTACGGCGAGACCACTGTGCTGGACAAGTGGGAGTCGAAGTCGAAGGACGACCGCGGCGTGGTGCACGTGGAGACCATCGGCTACAACCAGGACGGCACCGTGGTGTGCGTCTTCCGTCGCAAGGTGATGGTGCCCAAGGACAGCTACCTGGCCGAACGGGGCGGCGAGCAGCCGGCCCGTCCCGCTCCGGTCCCGGACAGGAACTGGCCCGGCCGCGAGGTGTGAGCGTCGTCACGCCCGGGTATCACGCGCCTGACCGGCCGTCTCGATTGGCGGACAACGCGGACATCCTGGCAAGGTGATGCGACGTGACTACTCGGACCACGACTCCTGCACCCACCGGCGAGAAGACCTTCTTCGGTCAGCCCCGCGTCCTCGCCAACCTCTTCGGCGTCGAGATGTGGGAGAGGTTCTCCTTCTACGGGATGCAAGGCATCCTGCTGATCTACCTCTACTACTCGGCGTCCAAGGGTGGCCTCGGGATCGACGAGGGCGTGGCCGCCGGCATCGTGGGGGCGTACGGCGGCGGGGTCTACCTCTCGACCGTCTTCGGGGCCTGGCTGGCCGACCGGGTGATCGGTCCGGAGCGGACGCTGTTCTACAGCGCGGTCGTGGTGATGCTCGGGCACATCTCCCTGGCGCTGGTCCCCGGCCTGGCCGGCGTGGGCCTCGGTCTGGTGCTGATCGCGCTGGGCAGCGGCGGCGTCAAGGCGAACGCCACCTCGCTGGTCGGCTCGCTCTACGACGAGCACGACGAGCGGCGTGACGCGGGCTTCTCGATCTTCTACATGGGCATCAACCTCGGCGCGCTGGTCGGTCCGCTGCTGACCGGGCTGTTGCAGAAGAACTGGGGCTTCCACTTCGGCTTCGGCCTGGCCGCCGTCGGCATGGCGATCGGCCTGGTGCAGTACACCTTGGGTCGCAGCGGCCTGCCCGACGAGACCCGGACGGTGCCGCACCCGCTGCCGGCGGGCTCGGCCCCGAAGTTCGTCGTCGCGGGTCTGCTCGCGGTGGCCGCGATCGTGGTGCTGTGCCTGACCGGTCTGATCAACACCGGCAACCTGGCCGACATCGTGGCCTGGGCCAGCGGGATCGCCGCGGTGATCTACTTCGCGGTGATCCTCACCAGCAAGCAGGTCACCGGTGTCGAGCGCCGCCGGGTCTACGCCTTCATCCCGATGTTCATCGCGAGCGCGGTGTTCTGGTCGCTCTACCAGCAGCAGTTCACCGTCGTCACGATCTACAGCGACAAGCGCCTCGACCGGACGTTCTTCGGCTGGGAGATGCCGGTGTCGTGGGTGCAGTCCATCAACCCGATCTTCATCATCGTGCTGGCCGGTGTCTTCGCGGCGATGTGGACCAAGCTGGGGGACCGGCAGCCCTCCTCCCCGATCAAGTTCGCGCTCGGGACCATCAGCATCGGGGTGTCGTTCCTGCTGTTCATCCCGATGTCCGGAGGCGGGCCCAACAGCGCGCCGCTGCTCGGGCTCGCGGGCGTCCTGCTCTTCTTCACCATCTCCGAGCTGCTGCTCTCGCCGGTCGGGCTGTCGCTCTCCACGAAGCTGGCGCCGGCCAAGTTCGAGACCCAGATGGTCGCGCTGTTCTTCTTGTCGGTGGCGCTCGGAACGGCGATGTCGGGACTCCTGACCGGCTACTACGATCCCAAGAACGAGGTTCCCTACTTCACGGTGCTCGGAATTGCTGCCATCGTGGTGGGCGTGATCCTCGCCGCGTGTGCCCGGCCCATTCGTTCGCTGATGAGCGGTGTGAGGTGAGCGCACCCACCGGAGAAGCCGAGCCCGCCACCGAGCTCTGGCTCGTGCGGCACGGGGAGACGGAGTGGAGCCGCGACCGCAAGCACACCTCCGTCACCGACCTGCCACTGACCGACTCCGGGGTCGAGGTCGCGCACGGGCTGGCCGAGCGGCTGCGGGAGACCAGCTTCGACCTGGTGCTCACCAGCCCGCGGCAGCGGGCCCGTCGCACCGCCGAGCTCGCGGGGTTCGCCGACGCCGAGGTCGACAAGGACCTCGTCGAGTGGGACTACGGCGACTACGAGGGCATCACCACCGACGAGATCCGTGAGACCGTCCCGGGCTGGACGGTGTGGACACACCCCTCGCCGGGCGGCGAGTCGCCGGCTGCGGTGTCCGAGCGGCTCGACCGCGTGGTGGAGCGGGTGCGCGGCACGGTGGGCCGGGCGCTGGTGTTCGGCCACGGGCACGCGCTGCGCGCGCTCACGGCGCGCTGGCTGGACCTGCCGGTGCAGGAGGGGCGGCTGTTCGTCCTGGAGACGGCTGCCCTGAGCGTGCTGGGACAGGAGCGCGAGACCCCCGCGGTGCTCCGCTGGAACGTCTGAGCCAGGCCGGCCGGGCTCGCTGCCGAGCGTCCCTGTACCTCACCCCTGGGCGAGCACGCCCCAGGACACGAGCGTCGGGAGCAGACCAGGCGAGGTCCGCAGGGCCGAGATCTCCTCACGGCTGAACCAGCCGATGTCCGCGGCGTCGTCGGCGGCGCGGACGTCGGCCGGGTCCTGGCCGGGGAGGGAGCGCAACGGAAGTCGCGGACGAGCGCCGTCCCCTGCCCGGGCAGCGGCAGCTCCACCTCGCCGACTGGCTCACCGACGACCACGCTCAGTCCGGTCTCCTCCAGCACCTCCCGTGCGCAGGCCTGCTCGTAGGACTCGCCGGGCTCCAGCCTGCCTCCCGGCAGGCTCCAGCAGCCCTTGTCCGGCTCCTTGCCACGCTGGATCATCAGCAGCCGGCCCTGCTCGTCGAAGACGACGGCAGCGGCGCACGGGACCCGTGGTGCGGACATTGCGCGACTCTAGGCCCAGGCGCCCGCGGCTGCCAGTAGACCGCACGACGTCCGCAGGTGCCCTGGTTACTCGCTCCAGCAGGCGATGACGGCGGCGGCGACGCTGTAGGCGGACTGCTCGGCTGAGAACCCCGGCGGAAACGCGCTGGCGGACAACCCGGTGGCGTCGACGCGAAGAGTCTTGCCGTCCTTGAGGAAGACAACGACGCCGTCGGTCGTCTGGAAGGCGGGGAGACCGAAGTTCTGCATGCCGTCGATGGAGTCCGCGTCGTCGAACTCGGCCCGTGTCTGGGCGAAGTAGGTGGTGCCGGAGGCCTCGTCGGTGGCATCGTGAACACTCAGCTTCAGGTCCCCCTCGGGCAGCTGATAGGTGCAGCTGAACACCTGGTGGGACCAGGTGCTGCTCGAGGCCGGTGGGTCTGAGAGCTGGAAGGTGCGCACGACGGCGTCACGGGTCTCCCCGGAGCAGATCATCTGCGCGGACTCTGAGGGCCGTGAGTCGGTTGCCGTCGCAGAGCTCGACATCGCCGAGTCGCTCATCCGGGATCCGTCGGGCATGGTGTGCTGCTCCTCGCCACCGGCCGTCGCGGTGGAGCAGCCTGCGGTGACCAGGACGGTGGCTGCTGCCAGGCTCCACAGGGTCCAGCGCCGGGGGACGCGCTGGACCAGCACGGAGACCGCGATCAGGATGCTGATGGTTTCGGCGAGGACAGCGGCCATCCCCAGCGGTTCGGTCCAGTTGCCGACGTCGTCACCGAGGTGTGGCAGCGCCGTGGCGCGGGACACGACGTAGGCGGTGACCGCGAGCGCATTGACCACGACGCTGACCGCCCAGACCGGGAGGGTGTCGGCAACAAGGAGGGTGGCCGCCAGTGTGACGCTCACAACGCTCAGTGCGATGAACAGCACACCAATGTAGGGGGCCTCCGCCAGGTGGTGTGGGGTGACCGGTAGATGGGCGGCGGCGACGGCCAGCAGGGCGACTCCTGCGGGCCGTCTCGCCGAGGAGCGAAGTGGCGACCCCGTCCGGCCTGACCGGCGGGCGAATACTCGGTGCGTGCTCATGGAGCGTCCTCGATCATGAGGTCGGGGGGCGGGTGACACGGGTGAGGTGGGCGAAGACCACTTCGTTGCCGGTGTGGTGGCCGATGGCCCGGTCGAAGTCACTGCAGGTGATCAGCCGCAAGGTCGGAGTCCCCAGGTCCCCGCCGTAGACCAGCTTGGTGGGGAACTCGGCCTTGGGGAAGTCGCGCACCGCGTCAACCGTGAAAGTCACCTTGATGCGGTCGCGGCGGAGCACCGTGATCGTGTCGCCGGGGCGCACGTCGCCGAGCCGGAAGAACACCGATGGTCCCTGTGTGCTGTCCACGTGACCCTCGATGATCGAGGGCCCAGGCTGGCCGGGGGTGGGGGAGTTCTCGAACCAGGCGGCTTGGTTCAGCCGCGGTCCGCTGGGGACCGCCAACGTTCCGTCGGGGTTCTTGCCGATCGGGAACACCGGGGAGTCCACCCCGATCGATGAGATGGTGATCGAGACCGGCTCGGAGGCCGGGAGCGGCTTCGCCGGTTCCGGGGAAGGCTCTCCACTCGGTGACGGGGGTTCAGAGACGGCGGGCGGTGCGTGCAGCGTCCCCGCCGCCGAGGGCGGGACCACCGGCGCGGCTCGCTGCGAGAGCGCAGCGATGAGAACCAGCGTGACCCCGAGGGCGACGGCCGCCAGGGCGAGCGCGGTGCGCCCGCCCCGGAAGCTGTCGTGTGACATAGCTGCTACCTCGTCGACCGTGAGATCAGCCGGCGTTGACCGTGGACCGCTTGCGGGTGGAGAACAGCACACCGCCTGCGACGAGCAGGCCGCCTCCGAGCGCGAGAAGACCGGAGTCCTCGATGCCCGAGGTGGAGCCGGTCCCGGTGGCGACCCCTCCGGTCGGCATCGACGTCAAAGCCCCACACAGTGCCGGCGACGTGGCTGCCAGCGGCAGCGAGGGGACCAGGTCGCTCTTCGCGTCCTGGGCCTCCTGGCTCAGGGTGGCGGGGTCGAGACCGTGGACCACGATCACCCCGGTGCCGGCCTCCAGCGCCGACATGGTCTTGCTGTCGAGCGTGAAGGTCCGGTGGTAGTCGACGCTGCCACCGGCCGGCGCGACCTTGAGGTCGGTGCCGGCAGCGGGGCTGGTGTCGCCCTTGGTGCTCAGCGTAACCCCGATCCCGCCGTACGACGGTGCACCCTCGGTGGTGCTGATCACCCCGTCGCCGTTCTGGTCCGCATCCATCGTCGGACACGTGCCCTGGGCGCCGATGTGGATGTGCTGCACGTGCGGGTAGGCGGCGCCGTTGAACTGATCGGCCAGTCCGCTGAAGCTCTCGTCGACAGTGGCCTGGTTCCCGTTGACAGTCATCGTGAAGCTGCCCGAACCGCCCGAGCCGTTGATCGCGTTGAGCGTGGTCTGGTACGTGGTGCCGGTGTCCGCGTGTGCCGCCATCGGCATCATCATCAGCGGCACAGCCGCCGCGGCCAAGGGTGCGAGGAGTCGTAGCGAGCGCTTCATAGGATGTGAATTCCTTCCACCTGTTGTCGCCGGGGCACCCGAGTGGCACGCATCGGCCTGATATGAGGCATTCGGCATGAAGCGGTCTTTGGATTGCTTTCGCGCACATATCTCATTGCGGAGCGGGCGGGCGGCCATCTGGTGGAGCAGCGGCTCGTGCCTTGACGCACCGCACCCGTGCGCATGAGGGTGAGACATGACGCTGGCCGCCGGATGTCCCCGCTGCACCTCGCCCGTCACCGAGAAGAACCACGAGTGGGTCTGCCCCGACCACGGCACCGTGACACCGCTGTGGCGCCCGGACACGGCGGGCTACGAGGACTTCGCCGACCACCTGAACCGGTGCGCCGCGCTGCCGAGCTTCCTGCCGTGGCCGATCACGCCGGGCTGGGCGATCACGGACTTCGGCTGCGTCGCGACGCCGGGGAAGGACGCGCGGGCCGCCTTCGTCTCGTGCGCCGGGCCGACCGACCTCGACGGCGTGGTCGAGGTCACCGTCATCTCCGAGGAGCCCGGCGTGGGCCTCGGCGCCCGGTGCGCGGGGTGGCCCGCACCGACCCGGGCGCGGACATCGGCGACGGGGTGCCGCACGCGAAGGTGAGGGTCAACGGACACCCGATCCCGTTGTGGACGGTCTCCACCAGCGACACCGACGTCACCTTCGACCGCACCGTGTTCGCCGGAGAGGCCCAGGGCCGCTGGCTGTGGCTGGTGCTCCGACCGGCCTCGGCGGCGCTGCTGCTCCAGGACGAGTGGGTGCTCCACGACCTCTCCGACCTGGGGCCGGCGTTGATCGACCTGCCGTTCGGAGGGGCGCCGCCGGCCTGGTGAGCCGCCCCGCGTCCTCCCGGGACCGGGCGTGCCCGGCGTTAGGCTGACCGTCGTGCGGATCGACCTCCACACCCACTCGAACCGCTCCGACGGCACGGACCCGCCCGCGGAGCTGGTGCGCCGTGCGCGTGCCGAGGGCCTCGACGTCCTCGCCCTCACCGACCACGACACCACCCACGGGTGGGCGGAGGCGGCGGCCGCAGCCGAGGAGCTGGGGATCCGGCTGGTGCGGGGCATCGAGATCAGCACCCGTTACGCCGGCTCCGGGGTGCACCTCCTCGCCTACCTCCCGGACCCGGACCACCCCGAGCTGATCGCCCAGCTCGACCGTGTCCTGGACGGTCGCAACGGCCGGTTGCCGGCGATCCTGGAACGGCTGGCGCGCGTCGACATCGACCTCGACGAGGACGACGTACGCCGGCTCGCGGGGAACGCCGCGGCCCTCGGGCGGCCGCACGTCGCCGATGCGCTGGTCGCCAAGGGAGTCGTCGCCTCCCGCGACGAGGCCTTCGCCCGCTTCCTCGGACCCGGTGGCCCGGCCTACGTCAACCGGTACGCCCCCGACGTCCGCGCGATGATCGCTCACGTCACCGCGGCAGGAGGGGTGAGCGTGCTGGCCCACCCCTGGGCCGGCCGCCACGAGCACAGTGCCCTGGACCGGGCCGGGCTCGCCGAGCTCAAGGAGGCGGGCCTCGCCGGCATCGAGGTCGACCACCAGGACCACGACGCGCTGACCCGGCAGCGGCTGCGCGACCTCGCCTGGGACCTCGACCTGGTGCGCACCGGCTCCAGCGACTACCACGGCACCGGCAAGGTCGACCACGAGCTGGGCTGCAACACCACCGATCCCGGGCAGTTCGAGCGGTTGCTCGAGCTGGCGGCAGCCGCCGCCTCCCGGGTGAGCGGCAGCACCCCGGACGTCGTCGGGCAGTGACCCCGGCCTGGCCGTCCGTCGCGGTGGCGCCGCCGGCCGGACCGGGTGAACCCGGGCGTGACCGCCCCGCGAGCCGCCGGGCTAACCGGCGTCCGGGTCGGTGGCCTGTCCGCCGTCGAAGCGCCGCTGGATCTCCTGGGCACGGCGCAGCGCGGCCTCGGCCCGGTGGCGCGCTGACTCCGCCCGCCTGAGGGCCGCCTCGGCCCGGGCAAGGGCGGCCTCCTGGCGGCGCCGGGCGGCCCGGTCGGCGTCGGAGAGGCTGGGTGCCCCGCCCGTGTCGATGTCGGTCTGCTGGCCGTCGAGGAAGTCCTGCACCTCGTCGCGCCCGGTCTGCTCGTCGTCGAGCTGCTTCTGGCGGGTGTCGCGCCGCTCCTGCTCGCGGTCGAGGTCGGACTGCCGGTGCGCGAGGTCGACCCGGGTCGGGAAGGACCCGTCGAGGCCGGACCGTTCCCGGTCGAGGTCGGACTGTTGGCGGTCGAGCCGGTCCTGCTCGTGGTCGGCGATGACCTGCTGTCTCGTCGCGATGCTCTCGTCGAGCTCCGAGAGGGCCTGCTCCCGGTCGAGGTCGGTCTGCGAGTGACTCGCGGAGCGAGGGTCGGGCGGTTGCGTCATGGCTGGTCCTCGGGGTGCTTCGGGGCGAGGGTGGGCAAGAGGGGGGCGGGTCGACCGAGATGGTAACCCTGCGCGTAGTCCACCCCGAGGGCGATCAGCAGGTCGAGGGTGTCGAGGTCCTCGACGCCCTCGGCGACCGTGACCGAGCCGAATCCGCGGGCCAGGTTCACCACGGCCTCGACGACGTGCCGGCTGGCGGGGTTGTGACACAGGTCGTGCACGAACTCGATGTCGATCTTGAGGTAGTCCACGGGCAGCTGCTTGAGGTAGGCGAACCCGCTGTGCCCGGTGCCGAAGTC
The DNA window shown above is from Nocardioides mesophilus and carries:
- a CDS encoding DUF6752 domain-containing protein, which gives rise to MTERVYLHVGAPKSGTTYLQRVLEANRDTLTAAGVLVAGETHLQLVHAGMVVREDPRLDDLPPRARQSWARLVEQVRGWHGPVAVVSYELFAGASADQVATALADLAGLEVHVVITARDFAQALPSAWQERLKFALTTTLEDWSPRPEEDGPRAEWGWRTMDPAGVAARWGRDLSAEHVHVVTVPRAADGPDELWHRFAAACRLDVPGLDLRVERANESLGLVAAELLRRVNEQVTAPITGNREQARWLRDTLAHGVLAGLDREPIGLTDAQFEDAVVRSEACIDTLRSSSYDLRGDLEDLRAVRPEGRTPREVADAEVAALAARALVGLLVLMRERTVEGEGSAPDAPAAAVPPSTARGRVKGIAKTLLQGSGARVLSRENQRLQDRVAVLEQTLQERRRTQLRVAELTDLVTELLLPVSGRDEAAMRSALEEYRKVSSS
- a CDS encoding acyl-CoA dehydrogenase family protein; this translates as MARLCETEGLTDIQEEILKTVRAFVDEKILPVATELEHRDEYPTEIVEGLKELGLFGLMIPEEYGGLGESLLTYALAVEEIARGWMSVSGIVNTHFIVAYMLLQHGTEEQKQKYLPRMATGEVRGAFSMSEPGCGSDVSAIKTKARRGDDGDYTIDGQKMWLTNGGSANLVAVLVKTDEGADSVYRNMTTFLVEKESGFGETAQGVTVPGKIEKMGYKGVDTTELIFEGHRIAADQILGGQPGKGFYQMMDGVEVGRVNVAARGCGVAHRAFELGVAYAQQRETFGKKIAEHQAVLFRLAEMGTKVEAAHQMMVKAARTKDSGQRNDLEAGMAKYLASEYCSQVVEDSFRIHGGYGFSKEYEIERLYREAPMLLIGEGTADIQRMIIGRRLLEDYKLR
- a CDS encoding DUF2332 domain-containing protein; translation: MRIVEAFRRQAEACSNLGSPMYAELLDRLVADLEAGGPSATVLAGHEHDPGPSALGLRLLGSVHRLVLERRAGELATFYPSVGGTWEPEGGWVAFRDLLDRQPDAVREWLDRPPQTNEVGRAAALVGGLLHLEDPFRLPVRLFEIGASGGLNLLADRFAYVDESGAVHGDPASPVLLENAWRGRALRPWPALGFVERAGCDVMPVDPRTTEGRTTLTAYVWPDQTARFERLRGALALAAEHPYEVRRQSAVDLVAGLELRPGTTTVLWHSVMWQYLSSPEQDAVSDRVAALGAQATDEAPFVHLFLEPTRRTPDSAHDFLVVLQTWPTGEQRFLGDSVGHGLPTTWD
- a CDS encoding MaoC family dehydratase; its protein translation is MQFGRSYEEFEVGATYKHWPGKTVTEYDDHLFCLLTMNHHPLHLDANYAENTTQFGRNVVVGNYVYSLLLGMSVPDVSGKAIANLEVESLRHVAPTFHGDTIYGETTVLDKWESKSKDDRGVVHVETIGYNQDGTVVCVFRRKVMVPKDSYLAERGGEQPARPAPVPDRNWPGREV
- a CDS encoding peptide MFS transporter — translated: MTTRTTTPAPTGEKTFFGQPRVLANLFGVEMWERFSFYGMQGILLIYLYYSASKGGLGIDEGVAAGIVGAYGGGVYLSTVFGAWLADRVIGPERTLFYSAVVVMLGHISLALVPGLAGVGLGLVLIALGSGGVKANATSLVGSLYDEHDERRDAGFSIFYMGINLGALVGPLLTGLLQKNWGFHFGFGLAAVGMAIGLVQYTLGRSGLPDETRTVPHPLPAGSAPKFVVAGLLAVAAIVVLCLTGLINTGNLADIVAWASGIAAVIYFAVILTSKQVTGVERRRVYAFIPMFIASAVFWSLYQQQFTVVTIYSDKRLDRTFFGWEMPVSWVQSINPIFIIVLAGVFAAMWTKLGDRQPSSPIKFALGTISIGVSFLLFIPMSGGGPNSAPLLGLAGVLLFFTISELLLSPVGLSLSTKLAPAKFETQMVALFFLSVALGTAMSGLLTGYYDPKNEVPYFTVLGIAAIVVGVILAACARPIRSLMSGVR
- a CDS encoding histidine phosphatase family protein, yielding MSAPTGEAEPATELWLVRHGETEWSRDRKHTSVTDLPLTDSGVEVAHGLAERLRETSFDLVLTSPRQRARRTAELAGFADAEVDKDLVEWDYGDYEGITTDEIRETVPGWTVWTHPSPGGESPAAVSERLDRVVERVRGTVGRALVFGHGHALRALTARWLDLPVQEGRLFVLETAALSVLGQERETPAVLRWNV
- a CDS encoding class F sortase: MSHDSFRGGRTALALAAVALGVTLVLIAALSQRAAPVVPPSAAGTLHAPPAVSEPPSPSGEPSPEPAKPLPASEPVSITISSIGVDSPVFPIGKNPDGTLAVPSGPRLNQAAWFENSPTPGQPGPSIIEGHVDSTQGPSVFFRLGDVRPGDTITVLRRDRIKVTFTVDAVRDFPKAEFPTKLVYGGDLGTPTLRLITCSDFDRAIGHHTGNEVVFAHLTRVTRPPTS
- a CDS encoding PHP domain-containing protein, whose translation is MRIDLHTHSNRSDGTDPPAELVRRARAEGLDVLALTDHDTTHGWAEAAAAAEELGIRLVRGIEISTRYAGSGVHLLAYLPDPDHPELIAQLDRVLDGRNGRLPAILERLARVDIDLDEDDVRRLAGNAAALGRPHVADALVAKGVVASRDEAFARFLGPGGPAYVNRYAPDVRAMIAHVTAAGGVSVLAHPWAGRHEHSALDRAGLAELKEAGLAGIEVDHQDHDALTRQRLRDLAWDLDLVRTGSSDYHGTGKVDHELGCNTTDPGQFERLLELAAAAASRVSGSTPDVVGQ